In Streptomyces alboniger, the following are encoded in one genomic region:
- the smc gene encoding chromosome segregation protein SMC, which produces MHLKALTLRGFKSFASATTLKFEPGITCVVGPNGSGKSNVVDALSWVMGEQGAKSLRGGKMEDVIFAGTTGRPPLGRAEVSLTIDNSDGALPIEYAEVTITRIMFRNGGSEYQINGDTCRLLDIQELLSDSGIGREMHVIVGQGQLDGVLHADPMGRRAFIEEAAGVLKHRKRKEKALRKLDAMRANLARVQDLTDELRRQLKPLGRQAAVARRAAVIQADLRDARLRLLAHDLVRLREALNAEVADEAALKERKDRAEAELRAAQQREAQLEDEVRRLSPRLQRAQQTWYELSQLAERVRGTVSLADARVKSATAAPPEERRGRDPEDMEREAARIREQEAELAAALEAAEHALDDTVAHRAELERQLAVEERRLKDVARAIADRREGLARLGGQVNAARSRAASAQAEIERLVLARDEAAERAVTAQEEYEQLKAEVDGLDADDALLGERHDAAKRDLAEAEAALTAAREAATAAERRRAAVAARHDALALGLRLKDGTGALLGAGDQLTGLLGPAAGLLTVAPGYEVPVAAALGAAADAIAVNGPSAAAEAIRRLRKQDAGRAALLLGGAPDDVQPERAEGPSRAADLVRGPDELMPAVRRLLRGIVVVGTLEDAEDLVYAHPELTAVTAEGDLLGAHFAQGGSAGAPSLLEVQASVDEAAAELAELAVTCEELAKEQDRVAERRRECVALVEELGERRRAADREKSSVAQQLGRLAGQARGASGEAERSAAAAAKAQEALERAVEEAEELAERLAVAEEAAPAGERAEEEPDTSVRDRLAADGANARQTEMEARLQARTHEERVKGLAGRADSLDRAARAEREARARAERRAARLRHEAAVAEAVASGGRQLLAHVEVSLVRAGEERTAAERAKEVRERELAAERDRGRDLKAELDKLTDSVHRGEVLGAEKRLRIEQLEAKALEELGVEPAGLVADYGPDQPVPPSPPAEGEELPEDPEHPRNRPVPFVRAEQEKRLKSAERAYQQLGKVNPLALEEFAALEERHKFLSEQLEDLKKTRTDLLQVIKEVDERVEQVFTEAYRDTAREFEGVFSRLFPGGEGRLILTDPDNMLATGVDVEARPPGKKVKRLSLLSGGERSLTAVALLVSIFKARPSPFYVMDEVEAALDDTNLQRLIRIMQELQEASQLIVITHQKRTMEVADALYGVSMQGDGVSKVISQRLR; this is translated from the coding sequence GTGCATCTCAAGGCCCTGACCCTGCGCGGATTCAAGTCCTTCGCGTCGGCCACGACACTCAAGTTCGAACCCGGCATCACCTGCGTCGTCGGCCCGAACGGCTCCGGCAAGTCCAATGTCGTGGACGCGCTCAGCTGGGTCATGGGGGAGCAGGGCGCCAAGTCGCTGCGCGGCGGCAAGATGGAGGACGTCATCTTCGCCGGCACCACCGGGCGGCCCCCGCTCGGCCGCGCCGAGGTCTCCCTCACCATCGACAACTCCGACGGCGCGCTCCCCATCGAGTACGCCGAGGTCACCATCACGCGGATCATGTTCCGCAACGGCGGCAGCGAGTACCAGATCAACGGCGATACCTGCCGCCTCCTCGACATCCAGGAACTGCTCTCCGACTCCGGCATCGGCCGCGAGATGCACGTCATCGTCGGCCAGGGCCAGCTCGACGGCGTGCTGCACGCCGACCCGATGGGGCGCCGCGCCTTCATCGAGGAGGCAGCGGGCGTCCTCAAGCACCGCAAGCGCAAAGAGAAGGCGCTGCGCAAGCTCGACGCGATGCGGGCCAATCTGGCGCGCGTCCAGGACCTCACCGACGAACTGCGCCGCCAGCTGAAGCCGCTCGGACGGCAGGCCGCCGTGGCGCGCAGGGCCGCCGTCATCCAGGCCGATCTGCGCGACGCCCGCCTGCGGCTGCTCGCCCACGACCTCGTACGGCTGCGCGAGGCGCTGAACGCGGAGGTCGCCGACGAGGCCGCCCTCAAGGAGCGCAAGGACCGCGCCGAGGCCGAGCTGAGGGCCGCCCAGCAGCGCGAGGCACAGCTCGAAGACGAGGTACGACGCCTCAGCCCGCGCCTGCAACGGGCCCAGCAGACCTGGTACGAGCTGTCGCAGCTCGCCGAGCGGGTGCGCGGCACCGTCTCCCTGGCCGACGCCCGCGTCAAGAGCGCCACCGCCGCGCCCCCCGAGGAGCGGCGCGGACGCGACCCCGAGGACATGGAGCGCGAGGCCGCGCGGATCCGGGAGCAGGAGGCCGAGCTGGCGGCCGCGCTTGAGGCCGCCGAGCACGCGCTGGACGACACGGTCGCCCACCGGGCCGAGCTGGAGCGCCAGCTGGCGGTCGAGGAGCGCCGGCTCAAGGACGTGGCGCGGGCCATCGCCGACCGGCGTGAAGGGCTGGCTCGCCTCGGTGGCCAGGTGAACGCGGCCCGTTCGCGTGCCGCCTCGGCCCAGGCGGAGATCGAACGTCTCGTCCTCGCCCGCGACGAGGCCGCCGAGCGCGCGGTCACCGCACAGGAGGAGTACGAGCAGCTCAAGGCCGAGGTCGACGGACTCGACGCGGACGACGCGCTGCTGGGCGAGCGGCACGACGCGGCCAAGCGGGACCTCGCGGAGGCAGAGGCCGCGCTCACCGCGGCGCGGGAGGCGGCGACCGCCGCCGAGCGCCGGCGGGCCGCGGTCGCCGCCCGGCACGACGCGCTCGCCCTCGGACTGCGGCTCAAGGACGGCACCGGCGCGCTGCTCGGTGCCGGGGATCAGCTGACGGGGCTCCTCGGCCCCGCCGCGGGTTTGCTCACCGTCGCCCCCGGCTACGAGGTCCCGGTCGCGGCCGCGCTCGGCGCCGCCGCCGACGCGATCGCGGTGAACGGTCCGAGCGCGGCCGCCGAGGCGATCCGGCGCTTGCGCAAACAGGACGCGGGGCGTGCGGCGCTGCTGCTCGGCGGCGCCCCGGACGACGTACAGCCGGAGCGCGCCGAGGGCCCGTCCCGCGCCGCGGATCTCGTGCGGGGGCCCGATGAGCTGATGCCCGCCGTGCGGCGGCTGCTGCGCGGGATCGTCGTCGTGGGCACGCTGGAGGACGCGGAGGACCTCGTCTACGCCCACCCGGAGCTGACCGCAGTCACCGCGGAGGGCGATCTGCTCGGGGCGCACTTCGCACAGGGCGGGTCCGCAGGCGCGCCCAGCCTGCTGGAGGTGCAGGCCTCCGTCGACGAGGCCGCGGCCGAACTGGCGGAACTGGCCGTCACCTGCGAGGAGTTGGCCAAGGAGCAGGATCGGGTGGCGGAGCGGCGCAGGGAATGTGTGGCGCTCGTCGAGGAGTTGGGGGAGCGGCGCAGGGCCGCCGACCGGGAGAAGTCCTCCGTGGCGCAGCAGTTGGGGCGTCTGGCGGGGCAGGCGCGGGGCGCCTCGGGCGAGGCCGAGCGGTCCGCGGCCGCCGCGGCCAAGGCGCAGGAGGCGCTGGAGCGGGCGGTCGAGGAGGCGGAGGAGCTGGCCGAGCGGCTCGCCGTGGCGGAGGAGGCGGCCCCCGCCGGGGAAAGAGCGGAGGAGGAGCCCGACACCTCCGTGCGGGACCGCCTCGCCGCGGACGGGGCCAACGCCCGCCAGACCGAGATGGAGGCCAGGCTTCAGGCGCGTACGCACGAGGAGCGGGTGAAGGGGCTCGCGGGGCGGGCCGACTCCCTGGACCGGGCCGCGCGCGCCGAACGTGAGGCACGCGCGCGTGCCGAGCGGCGCGCGGCGCGGCTGCGCCACGAGGCAGCCGTTGCCGAGGCCGTCGCCTCCGGTGGGCGGCAGCTGCTCGCGCACGTCGAGGTCTCCCTCGTACGCGCCGGTGAGGAGCGCACCGCGGCCGAGCGCGCCAAGGAGGTGCGGGAGCGCGAGCTGGCCGCCGAGCGCGACCGGGGCCGCGATCTGAAGGCGGAACTCGACAAGCTGACGGATTCGGTCCACCGCGGTGAGGTACTCGGTGCCGAGAAGCGGCTGCGGATCGAGCAGCTGGAGGCCAAGGCGCTGGAGGAACTCGGTGTGGAACCGGCGGGGCTCGTGGCCGACTACGGCCCCGACCAGCCCGTGCCGCCCTCGCCCCCCGCCGAGGGGGAGGAGCTGCCCGAGGACCCGGAGCACCCGCGGAACCGGCCGGTGCCGTTCGTCCGCGCCGAGCAGGAGAAGCGCCTCAAGTCCGCCGAACGGGCGTATCAGCAGCTCGGGAAGGTGAACCCGCTGGCCCTTGAGGAGTTCGCGGCGCTGGAGGAACGCCACAAGTTCCTCAGCGAGCAGCTGGAAGACCTGAAGAAGACGAGGACCGACCTGCTCCAGGTGATCAAGGAGGTCGACGAGCGCGTCGAGCAGGTCTTCACCGAGGCCTACCGGGACACGGCCCGGGAGTTCGAGGGCGTCTTCTCGCGGCTGTTCCCCGGCGGCGAGGGGCGGCTCATCCTGACCGATCCCGACAACATGCTCGCCACGGGTGTGGACGTCGAGGCCCGGCCGCCGGGCAAGAAGGTCAAGCGGCTCTCGCTCCTTTCGGGCGGCGAGCGGTCGCTGACGGCCGTCGCGCTGCTCGTCTCGATCTTCAAGGCGCGGCCCAGCCCGTTCTACGTGATGGACGAGGTCGAGGCGGCGCTCGACGACACCAACCTCCAGCGGCTCATCCGCATCATGCAGGAGCTCCAGGAGGCCTCGCAGCTCATCGTGATCACGCACCAGAAGCGCACGATGGAGGTCGCGGACGCGCTGTACGGCGTCTCGATGCAGGGCGACGGCGTGTCCAAGGTCATCAGCCAGCGGCTCCGCTAG
- the ftsY gene encoding signal recognition particle-docking protein FtsY: MEIVILAVVIAVVVIGALGGLVVGSRKKKQLPPQAPSSTPTITAPSAEPQVGDEAETPRDEPRRTIEEVELPLVEPSASAPVVVEEPVAEEPAAPEIETPEPTAGRLVRLRARLSRSQNALGKGLLTLLSREHLDEDTWEEIEDTLLTADVGVAPTQELVERLRERVRVLGTRTPDELRTLLREELIALLGTGAGTDFDRTVKTESGLETPGIVMVVGVNGTGKTTTTGKLARVLVADGRSVVLGAADTFRAAAADQLQTWGERVGARTVRGPEGGDPASIAYDAVKEGIAEGADVVLIDTAGRLHTKTGLMDELGKVKRVVEKHAPLDEVLLVLDATTGQNGLVQARVFAEVVDITGIVLTKLDGTAKGGIVVAVQRELGVPVKLIGLGEGADDLAPFEPEAFVDALIGE, translated from the coding sequence ATGGAAATCGTCATCCTTGCTGTAGTCATCGCCGTGGTCGTGATCGGCGCGCTCGGCGGGCTCGTGGTCGGCAGCCGCAAGAAGAAGCAGCTGCCCCCGCAGGCCCCCTCCAGCACGCCCACCATCACCGCCCCTTCCGCCGAACCGCAGGTCGGCGACGAGGCCGAGACGCCGCGCGACGAACCGCGCCGCACGATCGAGGAGGTGGAACTCCCGCTCGTCGAGCCCTCGGCGTCGGCCCCGGTCGTCGTCGAGGAACCGGTCGCCGAGGAACCGGCCGCGCCGGAGATCGAGACCCCCGAGCCCACCGCCGGCCGCCTGGTCCGGCTGCGCGCCCGGCTCTCCCGCTCGCAGAACGCGCTCGGCAAGGGACTGCTCACGCTGCTGTCCCGCGAGCACCTCGACGAGGACACCTGGGAGGAGATCGAGGACACGCTGCTGACCGCGGACGTCGGCGTCGCGCCCACCCAGGAGCTGGTGGAGCGGCTGCGCGAGCGCGTGCGCGTGCTCGGCACCCGCACACCGGACGAGCTGCGCACGCTGCTGCGCGAGGAACTCATCGCGCTGCTCGGCACGGGCGCGGGCACGGACTTCGACCGCACCGTGAAGACCGAGTCGGGCCTGGAGACCCCGGGCATCGTGATGGTCGTCGGGGTCAACGGCACCGGCAAGACCACCACCACCGGCAAGCTCGCGCGCGTCCTCGTCGCCGACGGCCGCTCCGTCGTCCTCGGCGCCGCCGACACCTTCCGCGCCGCCGCCGCCGACCAGTTGCAGACCTGGGGCGAGCGCGTCGGCGCCCGCACGGTCCGCGGCCCCGAGGGCGGCGACCCGGCGTCCATCGCCTACGACGCCGTCAAGGAAGGCATCGCCGAGGGCGCGGACGTCGTACTCATCGACACCGCGGGCCGACTGCACACCAAGACGGGCCTGATGGACGAGCTGGGCAAGGTCAAGCGCGTCGTCGAGAAGCACGCCCCGCTCGACGAGGTGCTGCTCGTCCTGGACGCCACGACCGGGCAGAACGGCCTGGTGCAGGCGCGGGTCTTCGCCGAGGTCGTCGACATCACGGGCATCGTCCTCACGAAGCTCGACGGCACCGCCAAGGGCGGCATCGTCGTCGCCGTCCAGCGCGAGCTGGGCGTGCCGGTCAAGCTCATCGGTCTCGGTGAGGGCGCGGACGATCTGGCGCCGTTCGAGCCCGAGGCGTTCGTGGACGCGCTGATCGGCGAGTAG
- a CDS encoding cytosine permease — translation MSSTTAESEGALETRGLEPVPDAERTGRTLELFPTWVAANISVLLLTMGAGLIVSNGLNFWQVLVVALVSPLLSYGMVGLISISGKRGGSPGMTLSRAVFGQRGNLFPGALIWVARWGWETINAVTGAYAIITVLDICFGVESSTWLTVVTLVAFVACTFLISGLGRKILHICSTWSTYAFGAFSVLVLIYLIAEADWSAVFDQPAGSTAMMVAGVGTIAAGGISWVPTGPDFTRYLPRNASNKPLVGHAVGGAAIVVVPMVLMGAVMAVSAPKLSTAQDPVSFLGSLLPTWIAVPYLIMALVGMLLINSMSMYSAGFTAMTLGIKVPRAWAVSVNAIISLIFGYILMNVATSFMGSFISFLTLLAVAFSAWIGVFGIDMLRRTTYDGEALMDTKRTSAYWYKAGFAWQAMTAWAVALIVGLLFTKVDWFSGPLATSWIGRHGLGWLATILVAAALYALLPKTPLVEKDAAATGGKGEGETELVSA, via the coding sequence ATGAGCAGCACCACCGCCGAATCCGAAGGCGCCCTCGAGACACGCGGCCTTGAGCCCGTCCCGGACGCCGAGCGCACGGGCCGGACCCTCGAGCTGTTCCCCACCTGGGTAGCGGCGAACATCAGCGTCCTTCTGCTCACCATGGGCGCGGGCCTGATCGTCTCCAACGGCCTGAACTTCTGGCAGGTCCTGGTTGTCGCGCTCGTCTCCCCCCTGCTGAGCTACGGCATGGTCGGCCTGATCTCCATCTCCGGCAAGCGCGGCGGCTCCCCGGGCATGACGCTCTCGCGCGCGGTCTTCGGCCAGCGCGGCAACCTCTTCCCCGGCGCGCTGATCTGGGTCGCCCGCTGGGGCTGGGAGACGATCAACGCCGTCACGGGCGCCTACGCGATCATCACGGTCCTGGACATCTGCTTCGGTGTGGAGTCGAGCACCTGGCTGACCGTCGTCACGCTCGTCGCCTTCGTCGCCTGTACGTTCCTCATCAGCGGCCTGGGCCGCAAGATCCTGCACATCTGCAGCACGTGGTCGACGTACGCCTTCGGCGCCTTCAGCGTGCTCGTGCTGATCTACCTCATCGCCGAGGCCGACTGGTCCGCCGTCTTCGACCAGCCCGCGGGCTCCACCGCGATGATGGTCGCGGGCGTCGGCACCATCGCCGCGGGTGGCATCAGCTGGGTCCCCACCGGCCCCGACTTCACCCGCTACCTCCCGCGGAACGCCTCGAACAAGCCGCTGGTCGGCCACGCGGTCGGCGGCGCCGCCATCGTGGTCGTCCCGATGGTCCTGATGGGCGCCGTCATGGCGGTCTCCGCGCCGAAGCTCTCCACCGCGCAGGACCCGGTCTCCTTCCTCGGCTCGCTGCTCCCGACGTGGATCGCGGTGCCGTACCTGATCATGGCCCTGGTCGGCATGCTGCTGATCAACTCGATGTCGATGTACTCCGCGGGCTTCACCGCCATGACGCTCGGCATCAAGGTCCCGCGCGCGTGGGCGGTCAGCGTGAACGCCATCATCAGCCTGATCTTCGGCTACATCCTGATGAACGTGGCGACGAGCTTCATGGGCTCGTTCATCTCCTTCCTCACGCTGCTCGCGGTCGCGTTCTCCGCCTGGATCGGCGTCTTCGGCATCGACATGCTGCGCCGCACGACGTACGACGGCGAGGCCCTGATGGACACCAAGCGCACCAGCGCCTACTGGTACAAGGCCGGCTTCGCCTGGCAGGCCATGACGGCGTGGGCGGTCGCCCTGATCGTGGGCCTGCTCTTCACCAAGGTCGACTGGTTCAGCGGCCCGCTCGCCACCTCCTGGATCGGCCGCCACGGCCTGGGCTGGCTGGCCACGATCCTCGTCGCCGCCGCGCTCTACGCGCTCCTGCCGAAGACCCCGCTCGTCGAGAAGGACGCGGCGGCCACGGGCGGCAAGGGCGAGGGCGAGACCGAGCTGGTCTCCGCCTGA
- a CDS encoding ammonium transporter codes for MPPGITIAADAPELSAANTGFMLICSALVMLMTPGLAFFYGGMVRVKSTLNMLMMSFISLGIVTILWVLYGFSIAFGTDHGSLFGWESDYVGLSGLGVNQLWDGYTIPVYVFAVFQLMFAIITPALISGALADRVKFTAWALFVALWATIVYFPVAHWVWGTGGWAFELGVIDFAGGTAVHVNAGAAALGVILVIGKRVGFKKDPMRPHSLPLVMLGAALLWFGWFGFNAGSWLGNDDGVGALMFVNTQVATAAAMLAWLLYEKIRHGAFTTLGAASGAVAGLVAITPAGGSCSPLGAIAIGAIAGLLCAMAVGLKFRFGFDDSLDVVGVHLVGGVAGSILVGFFATGGGQSKAQGLFYGGGLEQLWKQLAGVGAVLAYSLIASAVLALLIDRTIGMRVGEDDEVAGIDQVEHAETAYDFSGAGGGTAPRTTVVPAPVADSAQAPAQTQQNKKVDA; via the coding sequence ATGCCCCCAGGCATCACGATCGCCGCAGACGCCCCCGAGCTGTCTGCCGCGAACACCGGGTTCATGCTCATCTGTTCCGCCCTGGTGATGCTCATGACACCGGGACTCGCCTTCTTCTACGGAGGCATGGTCCGCGTCAAGAGCACCCTGAACATGCTGATGATGAGCTTCATCAGCCTGGGGATCGTCACCATCCTCTGGGTGCTGTACGGCTTCTCCATCGCGTTCGGCACCGACCACGGCAGCCTCTTCGGCTGGGAGAGCGACTACGTCGGGCTCAGCGGCCTCGGCGTCAACCAGCTCTGGGACGGCTACACCATCCCGGTCTACGTCTTCGCCGTCTTCCAGCTGATGTTCGCGATCATCACGCCCGCCCTGATCAGCGGCGCCCTCGCGGACCGGGTGAAGTTCACGGCCTGGGCGCTCTTCGTCGCCCTGTGGGCCACGATCGTGTACTTCCCCGTCGCGCACTGGGTGTGGGGCACCGGCGGCTGGGCCTTCGAGCTGGGCGTCATCGACTTCGCGGGCGGCACGGCCGTGCACGTCAACGCCGGTGCCGCGGCGCTCGGCGTCATCCTCGTCATCGGCAAGCGCGTCGGCTTCAAGAAGGACCCCATGCGGCCCCACTCGCTGCCGCTCGTGATGCTCGGCGCCGCCCTGCTGTGGTTCGGCTGGTTCGGCTTCAACGCCGGCTCATGGCTCGGCAACGACGACGGCGTCGGCGCGCTGATGTTCGTGAACACGCAGGTCGCCACCGCCGCGGCCATGCTGGCCTGGCTCCTCTACGAGAAGATCCGCCACGGCGCCTTCACCACGCTGGGCGCGGCCTCCGGGGCGGTCGCCGGTCTCGTCGCGATCACCCCGGCCGGCGGCTCCTGCTCGCCGCTCGGCGCCATCGCCATCGGGGCGATCGCCGGTCTGCTGTGCGCCATGGCCGTCGGCCTCAAGTTCCGCTTCGGCTTCGACGACTCCCTCGACGTCGTCGGCGTCCACCTGGTCGGCGGAGTCGCCGGCTCGATCCTCGTCGGCTTCTTCGCCACGGGCGGCGGCCAGTCGAAGGCCCAGGGCCTGTTCTACGGCGGCGGCCTCGAGCAGCTGTGGAAGCAGCTCGCCGGTGTCGGCGCCGTCCTCGCGTACTCCCTGATCGCCTCCGCGGTCCTCGCCCTCCTGATCGACAGGACGATCGGGATGCGGGTCGGCGAGGATGACGAGGTCGCGGGCATCGACCAGGTCGAACACGCCGAGACGGCCTACGACTTCAGCGGCGCGGGCGGCGGCACCGCCCCGCGCACGACGGTGGTCCCCGCCCCGGTCGCGGACAGTGCCCAGGCCCCGGCCCAGACCCAGCAGAACAAGAAGGTGGACGCATGA
- a CDS encoding bifunctional DNA primase/polymerase: protein MGFTIGGTRGNDKLRTGSRRRGRPSDCTAVAEYTGLWGWDAVPGARALDGACSCGATDCDAPGAHPLGFAPEIPAGATLDEVAATWAEFPGAAVLLPVGRAFDVIEVAETAGRRALVRLERMGLPLGPVTVTPDGRAQFFVAPGAATELPRLLYRMGWDDAALDLHGLGPGDHITAPPSDRGGLGPVRWLRSPALDSATSPPEARLLLGTLAYVAHRSPA, encoded by the coding sequence ATGGGCTTCACGATCGGCGGCACCCGGGGGAACGACAAGCTCCGGACCGGATCACGGCGGCGCGGCCGTCCGTCGGACTGTACGGCGGTGGCGGAGTACACCGGCCTGTGGGGCTGGGACGCGGTGCCCGGCGCCCGCGCGCTGGACGGCGCCTGCTCCTGCGGCGCCACGGACTGCGACGCCCCCGGCGCGCACCCGCTCGGCTTCGCCCCGGAGATCCCGGCCGGGGCCACGCTCGACGAAGTGGCGGCCACCTGGGCCGAGTTCCCCGGTGCGGCCGTGCTGCTGCCGGTGGGCCGGGCCTTCGACGTGATCGAGGTGGCCGAGACGGCGGGGCGGCGCGCGCTGGTCCGTCTTGAGCGGATGGGACTGCCGCTGGGCCCGGTGACGGTCACGCCCGACGGCCGGGCGCAGTTCTTCGTCGCTCCCGGCGCCGCCACCGAACTCCCCCGGCTGCTCTACCGCATGGGCTGGGACGACGCCGCCCTCGACCTGCACGGCCTGGGCCCCGGCGACCACATCACGGCACCGCCGTCCGACCGCGGCGGCCTCGGCCCGGTCCGCTGGCTGCGCTCCCCCGCGCTCGACTCGGCGACGTCCCCGCCCGAGGCGCGGCTCCTGCTCGGGACACTGGCGTACGTGGCACACCGGTCCCCGGCGTAG
- a CDS encoding sugar porter family MFS transporter: protein MTSTSQAPQSGAREAHPDHLGHVIFITAAAAMGGFLFGYDSSVINGATVAIQHRFDVDADTLGWIIATALLGCAVGAAVAGRVADRIGRIRCMQIAAVLFAASAVGSALPFAAWDLTMWRLIGGVGIGMASVIGPAYIAEVAPPAYRGRLASFQQAAIVIGIAVSQLVNWGILNMADGDQRGKLAGLEAWQWMLGVMVVPALLYGLLSFIIPESPRFLVSAGRDAEAKKVLGEVEGHTIDLDARVAEIEHGLHREHKPSFKDLLGKVGFLPIVWIGIGLSVFQQLVGINVIFYYSNQLWQSIGKDPASSFLYSFETSIVNIIGTVIAMIFVDRIGRKPLAIIGSAGMAAALFTMAWAFSYKTGSGDNVSLPNAQGLTAIIAANAFVLFFALSWGVVVWVLLGEIFPNRIRAAALGVAASAQWLANFAITKTFPSMAEWSLTGSYIIYGAFAAISIPFVMKFVKETKGKALEEMG, encoded by the coding sequence GTGACCAGCACATCGCAGGCGCCACAGTCCGGAGCCAGAGAGGCCCACCCGGACCATCTCGGCCATGTCATCTTCATTACGGCGGCCGCCGCGATGGGTGGCTTCCTCTTCGGCTACGACAGTTCGGTGATCAATGGCGCGACCGTCGCCATCCAGCACCGCTTCGACGTCGACGCCGACACGCTCGGCTGGATCATCGCCACCGCGCTCCTCGGCTGTGCTGTGGGTGCCGCCGTCGCCGGTCGCGTCGCCGACCGCATCGGCCGCATCCGCTGTATGCAGATCGCCGCTGTGCTCTTCGCGGCGAGCGCCGTCGGCTCGGCCCTGCCCTTCGCGGCCTGGGACCTCACGATGTGGCGCCTGATCGGCGGCGTCGGCATCGGCATGGCCTCGGTGATCGGCCCGGCCTACATCGCCGAGGTCGCGCCGCCCGCCTACCGCGGCCGCCTCGCCTCGTTCCAGCAGGCCGCCATCGTCATCGGCATCGCGGTCTCCCAGCTGGTCAACTGGGGCATCCTGAACATGGCCGACGGCGACCAGCGCGGCAAGCTGGCGGGCCTGGAGGCCTGGCAGTGGATGCTCGGCGTCATGGTCGTCCCGGCTCTGCTCTACGGCCTGCTGTCCTTCATCATCCCGGAGTCGCCGCGCTTCCTGGTCTCGGCCGGCCGTGACGCCGAGGCCAAGAAGGTCCTCGGCGAGGTCGAGGGCCACACCATCGACCTGGACGCGCGCGTCGCCGAGATCGAGCACGGCCTGCACCGGGAGCACAAGCCGTCCTTCAAGGACCTGCTGGGCAAGGTCGGCTTCCTGCCGATCGTCTGGATCGGCATCGGGCTCTCGGTCTTCCAGCAGCTCGTCGGCATCAACGTGATCTTCTACTACTCGAACCAGCTGTGGCAGTCGATCGGCAAGGACCCCGCCAGCTCGTTCCTGTACTCGTTCGAGACCTCGATCGTGAACATCATCGGCACGGTCATCGCGATGATCTTCGTCGACCGCATCGGCCGCAAGCCGCTGGCCATCATCGGCTCCGCGGGCATGGCCGCCGCGCTGTTCACGATGGCCTGGGCGTTCTCGTACAAGACCGGCTCCGGTGACAACGTCTCGCTGCCCAACGCGCAGGGCCTGACCGCGATCATCGCCGCCAACGCCTTCGTGCTCTTCTTCGCCCTGTCCTGGGGCGTGGTGGTCTGGGTGCTGCTCGGCGAGATCTTCCCCAACCGGATCCGCGCCGCCGCGCTCGGTGTGGCCGCCTCCGCGCAGTGGCTCGCCAACTTCGCGATCACCAAGACCTTCCCGAGCATGGCCGAGTGGTCCCTGACCGGCTCGTACATCATCTACGGCGCCTTCGCCGCGATCTCGATCCCCTTCGTCATGAAGTTCGTCAAGGAGACGAAGGGCAAGGCCCTGGAGGAGATGGGCTAA
- a CDS encoding LLM class flavin-dependent oxidoreductase, translating into MPATVVRFNLVDPAATPASLSERYRTALEMAAYADDRGISTIQTEEHHGAENNWLPSPLAFAGAVFGATRRIAVTVSAVIGPLHDPIRLAEDIAVLDLLSGGRLVTVAGIGYRPEEYERAGVDFRSRGKLQDELLETLLKAWTGEPFAYRDRTVRVTPRPFTQPHPMLLVGGSSKAAARRAARLGLPFFPSAHLPDLEAYYREQLAEHGTEGWTMMPAAETPLLHIADDPDRTWAEHGRHFLHEARTYASWQPESPGAIRSAVKSAATTVEELRAEGVYRVLTPEECVAYAKGDTGSLILHPLVGGMPVDEGWRSLHHFCENVLPRLKDK; encoded by the coding sequence ATGCCCGCCACAGTCGTACGGTTCAACCTCGTCGATCCCGCGGCGACGCCCGCCTCGCTGAGCGAGCGCTACAGGACCGCGCTGGAGATGGCCGCGTACGCGGACGACCGCGGCATCTCCACCATCCAGACCGAGGAGCACCACGGCGCCGAGAACAACTGGCTGCCCTCGCCCCTGGCCTTCGCCGGCGCCGTCTTCGGCGCGACACGGCGCATCGCGGTGACGGTGTCCGCGGTCATCGGCCCGCTGCACGACCCGATCCGGCTCGCCGAGGACATCGCCGTACTCGACCTGCTCAGCGGCGGCCGCCTGGTCACCGTGGCGGGGATCGGCTACCGGCCCGAGGAGTACGAGCGGGCGGGCGTCGACTTCAGGAGTCGCGGCAAGCTCCAGGACGAGCTTCTGGAGACGCTGCTCAAGGCCTGGACGGGCGAGCCCTTCGCCTACCGCGACCGCACGGTGCGCGTCACTCCGCGCCCCTTCACCCAGCCGCATCCGATGCTGCTGGTCGGCGGCTCGTCGAAGGCGGCGGCACGGCGCGCGGCCCGGCTCGGCCTGCCGTTCTTCCCGAGCGCGCACCTGCCCGACCTGGAGGCCTACTACCGGGAGCAGCTCGCGGAGCACGGCACCGAGGGCTGGACGATGATGCCCGCCGCCGAGACCCCCCTGCTGCACATCGCCGACGACCCCGACCGCACCTGGGCCGAGCACGGCAGGCACTTCCTGCACGAGGCGCGTACGTACGCCTCCTGGCAGCCCGAGTCCCCGGGGGCCATCCGCTCGGCGGTGAAGTCGGCGGCCACCACCGTCGAGGAGCTGCGCGCGGAGGGCGTCTACCGCGTCCTGACGCCCGAGGAGTGCGTGGCGTACGCGAAGGGCGACACCGGCAGCCTGATCCTGCACCCGCTGGTCGGCGGGATGCCCGTCGACGAGGGCTGGCGCAGCCTGCACCACTTCTGCGAAAACGTACTGCCCCGGCTGAAGGACAAGTGA